One part of the Coffea eugenioides isolate CCC68of chromosome 10, Ceug_1.0, whole genome shotgun sequence genome encodes these proteins:
- the LOC113750803 gene encoding beta-D-glucosyl crocetin beta-1,6-glucosyltransferase-like: MWDEPQFFWSAIAASTDIRLFAQVEEIDRLSSMFVQCSFYLIPDEQKDRRPLAEPKHDDTKEEEDEENSSHLIKFLNDRGESSVVYVSFGSEIFLSKEDREEMAYGLELSNANFVWVLRFPVGDAIALEEALPEGFLEMVKTRGVVVDGWAPQAKFLNIPALPHHARSLAVEVGVGIEMLRDEDGRIKRENVAKVIKEVVVEKTELGESVKQKAKELSHKLREEGEEELHESVEKLRSLCKG, encoded by the exons ATGTGGGACGAACCACAATTCTTCTGGTCAGCAATTGCGGCTTCAACAGATATCAGATTGTTCGCTCAGGTGGAGGAGATTGATAGACTAAGCTCCATGTTTGTGCAATGCTCTTTTTATTTAATACCAGACGAACAAAAAGATAGAA GACCTCTTGCTGAACCAAAACATGATGATACcaaggaggaagaggatgagGAGAACAGTTCCCATCTCATCAAATTTCTGAATGATAGAGGTGAATCATCAGTggtttatgtttcttttgggAGCGAAATCTTTTTGTCCAAGGAAGACAGGGAAGAGATGGCGTACGGGCTGGAGCTGAGTAATGCTAACTTCGTATGGGTACTTAGATTTCCCGTGGGAGATGCCATTGCCCTTGAAGAAGCCTTACCAGAGGGGTTTCTCGAGATGGTGAAAACGAGGGGAGTGGTGGTGGATGGATGGGCACCACAGGCTAAATTCTTGAACATCCCAGCACTG CCTCACCACGCCAGATCACTTGCGGTAGAGGTTGGTGTTGGCATTGAGATGTTGAGGGATGAAGATGGGCGGATCAAGAGGGAAAATGTTGCTAAAGTCATAAAAGAGGTGGTCGTAGAGAAGACAGAGCTGGGAGAATCAGTGAAACAAAAAGCTAAGGAATTGAGTCACAAGTTGAGAGAAGAAGGTGAAGAAGAGTTGCATGAATCAGTAGAGAAGCTTAGGAGCTTATGCAAAGGTTGA